One window from the genome of Streptomyces sp. NBC_00287 encodes:
- a CDS encoding FdhF/YdeP family oxidoreductase — MATKPPKGDPVQDAPQVAEPKHAAAGLPAIGHTLRMAQQQMGVKRTALTLLRVNQKDGFDCPGCAWPEPEHRHTAEFCENGAKAVAEEATLRRVTPEFFAAHSVADLATRSGYWLGQQGRLTHPMYLPEGGDHYEPVTWERAFDIVAEELAALGSPDEALFYTSGRTSNEAAFLYQLFAREFGTNNLPDCSNMCHESSGSALNETIGVGKGSVLLEDLYQADLIIVAGQNPGTNHPRMLSALEKAKANGAKIISVNPLPEAGLERFKNPQTPQGMLKGAALTDLFLQIRIGGDQALFRLLNKLILDTDGAVDEEFVREHTHGYEEFAAAARAADWDKTLAATGLTRPDIERALGMILASERTIVCWAMGLTQHKHAVQTIREVVNFLLLRGNIGRPGAGVCPVRGHSNVQGDRTMGIFERPAPAFLDALEKEFGFAPPREHGYDVVRAIRAMRDDKAKVFFAMGGNFVSASPDTEVTEAAMRRARLTVHVSTKLNRSHAVTGARALILPTLGRTERDLQGSGEQFVTVEDSMGMVHASRGRLEPASAQLLSETAIVCRLARRVLGSDSRVPWEEFEKDYATIRDRIARVIPGFEDFNARVAHPGGFALPHAPRDERRFPTATGKANFTAAPVEYPELPEGRLLLQTLRSHDQYNTTIYGLDDRYRGIKNGRRVVLVHPEDASALGVADGSYVDLVSEWKDGVERRAPGFRVVVYPTARGCAAAYYPETNVLVPLDATADTSNTPASKSVVVRLEQSATD; from the coding sequence ATGGCGACGAAGCCCCCCAAGGGTGATCCGGTTCAGGACGCGCCGCAGGTCGCCGAGCCGAAGCACGCGGCCGCGGGGCTGCCCGCCATCGGGCACACCCTGCGCATGGCCCAGCAGCAGATGGGCGTGAAGCGGACCGCGCTGACGCTGCTGCGGGTCAATCAGAAGGACGGCTTCGACTGCCCGGGCTGCGCCTGGCCGGAGCCGGAGCACCGGCACACCGCGGAGTTCTGCGAGAACGGCGCGAAGGCGGTCGCCGAGGAGGCCACCCTGCGCCGGGTGACCCCGGAGTTCTTCGCCGCGCACTCCGTCGCGGACCTGGCGACCCGCAGCGGCTACTGGCTGGGCCAGCAGGGGCGGCTGACCCACCCCATGTATCTCCCCGAGGGCGGCGACCACTACGAGCCGGTCACCTGGGAGCGCGCCTTCGACATCGTCGCCGAGGAGCTGGCGGCCCTCGGCTCCCCGGACGAGGCCCTCTTCTACACCTCGGGGCGCACGAGCAATGAGGCGGCGTTCCTCTATCAACTGTTCGCCCGCGAGTTCGGCACCAACAATCTGCCGGACTGCTCGAACATGTGCCACGAGTCGTCGGGCTCCGCGCTGAACGAGACCATCGGCGTCGGCAAGGGCAGTGTCCTGCTGGAGGACCTCTACCAGGCCGACCTGATCATCGTGGCCGGTCAGAACCCCGGCACGAACCACCCGCGGATGCTCTCCGCCCTGGAGAAGGCCAAGGCCAACGGCGCGAAGATCATCAGCGTCAACCCGCTGCCCGAGGCCGGCCTGGAGCGGTTCAAGAACCCGCAGACCCCGCAGGGCATGCTCAAGGGCGCCGCGCTGACCGATCTGTTCCTGCAGATCCGCATCGGCGGCGACCAGGCACTGTTCCGGCTGCTCAACAAGCTGATCCTGGACACTGACGGCGCGGTCGACGAGGAGTTCGTACGCGAACACACCCACGGTTACGAGGAGTTCGCAGCCGCCGCGCGGGCCGCCGACTGGGACAAGACGCTGGCGGCGACCGGCCTCACCCGCCCGGACATCGAGCGGGCGCTGGGCATGATCCTCGCCTCCGAGCGGACGATCGTCTGCTGGGCGATGGGGCTCACCCAGCACAAGCACGCCGTGCAGACCATCCGCGAGGTGGTCAACTTCCTTCTTCTGCGCGGCAACATCGGGCGCCCGGGCGCGGGTGTGTGCCCGGTGCGCGGTCACTCCAATGTGCAGGGCGACCGCACGATGGGCATCTTCGAGCGGCCCGCCCCGGCCTTCCTGGACGCCCTGGAGAAGGAGTTCGGGTTCGCGCCGCCGCGGGAGCACGGCTATGACGTCGTACGGGCCATCCGCGCGATGCGGGACGACAAGGCGAAGGTCTTCTTCGCGATGGGCGGCAACTTCGTGTCGGCGTCGCCCGACACCGAGGTGACCGAGGCGGCGATGCGGCGGGCGCGCCTGACGGTGCATGTGTCGACCAAGCTGAACCGTTCGCATGCGGTCACGGGAGCGCGGGCGCTGATTCTGCCCACGCTCGGGCGCACCGAGCGTGATCTTCAGGGCAGTGGCGAGCAGTTCGTGACCGTCGAGGACTCCATGGGCATGGTGCATGCCTCGCGCGGGCGGCTGGAGCCGGCGAGTGCGCAGCTGCTGTCGGAAACGGCGATCGTCTGCAGGCTGGCACGGCGGGTGCTCGGCTCGGACAGCCGGGTGCCGTGGGAGGAGTTCGAGAAGGACTACGCGACGATCCGTGATCGCATCGCGCGGGTCATCCCGGGGTTCGAGGACTTCAACGCGCGCGTGGCGCATCCCGGTGGGTTCGCCCTGCCGCACGCTCCGCGTGACGAGCGGCGGTTCCCGACGGCGACGGGCAAGGCGAACTTCACCGCGGCGCCGGTCGAGTACCCGGAGCTGCCCGAGGGGCGGCTGCTGTTGCAGACGCTGCGGTCGCACGACCAGTACAACACCACGATCTACGGGCTCGACGACCGTTATAGGGGGATCAAGAACGGCCGGCGGGTGGTGCTGGTGCATCCCGAGGACGCGTCGGCGCTCGGGGTCGCGGACGGTTCGTACGTCGATCTGGTCAGTGAGTGGAAGGACGGGGTCGAGCGGAGGGCTCCCGGGTTCCGGGTCGTGGTCTATCCGACGGCTCGGGGGTGTGCGGCGGCGTACTACCCCGAGACCAATGTGCTGGTGCCGCTGGATGCCACCGCGGACACCAGTAACACCCCGGCCAGCAAGTCCGTCGTGGTGCGTCTGGAACAATCGGCGACCGACTGA